Part of the Marinobacterium rhizophilum genome is shown below.
CAGCGCGCACCGGGCGCCCTGGTCAGGTTCAGGCGGGGAGACCTGCGCGAGGTCGAAACCCAGCGCCAGGCGTTCAATCGCTTCTTCGGCATAGGCGGCTGATTTTCAGTCGCGGCGGCTTTGGCGCTAATGCTATGGTAGGCGTCGCGCGGCAGAGATCGACCCCGGTTCGGCTCGCGCTTTCATTTCAGTGTCACTAAGGACTCGGCAGATGTCAGAAAACGAATACAGAACGGTCAAGGCATCCCAGCAGGTGCTCAAGGAATTGATGGTGCCGTCCTATGCAAACTTTGGCGGCAAGGTTCACGGCGGCATTATCCTGTCGCTGATGGACAAGATCGCCTATACCTGTGCCGCGACCCATGCGCGCAGTTACTGCGTTACGGCCTCGATAGATTCGGTGGACTTCCTCAACCCCGTCGAAGTGGGCGAGCTGCTGACACTCTATGCGTCGGTAAACTATGTCGGCAAGTCCTCAATGGAAATCGGCATCAAGGTCGTATCCGAGGACTTCCACAAGGGCATCGTCAAGCCCACCAATACCTCCTACTTCACCATGGTGGCCGTTGATGAGGAAACCCGCCTGCCAGTAAAGGTGCCGGGCCTGGTGCTGGAGGACGATGTGGAGGTCAAGCGCTTCCTCGAGGGCATTACGCGGCGTAAATTCAAACGCACCTATAAAGATGAACTGCGTCAGGCGCGCCGGGCGCTGGATGTGGACATCGATCTGGAGCAGCTGGCCGGCGAAAACTGCCGCGTGGTGCGTTAACGGGTTGCAGCCAGGCTTGCCTGGAGTTTTGAGGCCTGGCTAGAGGGCTGGGTATCGGCTCGGCGGCGCCCATTCAAACGTCGACCCGAACATGCCCAGGATGCACAGCGCTAACGGGCAGTTGATCGTAGCGAGATTTTGGCGTTAGTCGCTCTGTGCCTGGGAGGCTTTTAGCCTGCGCTCCAGCTGCTCCAGGTGTTGCTGCAGATGCTGGACCTGGAGGGCGGTGTTCTGCATCGAGCGGATGGCGCGTAATCTGCCCAGGCAACTGCGGTACTGATGGGCGGCGACCTGCAGCTGGCCGCGGGCCTCCAGCGCCTGGGCCTCCAGAATGGACAGGTCGCAGCTGACGCGATGATAGCCGCGTTTGATATGGCGCTGGCACAGCTCGACTGTATCTTCGGGGAGTTCGCCTTTGTCCTGAAACAGGCGCAGTAGCTGGGCCAGGTCGCGCAGCAGGGCGCGCACCCGACGGGCACTGTGCTGGTCGGGGAGGCGCGTCAGAGCGCCTGCGGGTAGCGCCGGCTCAAGCGGCATTTCGGCAAAGTGCTGCTCCTGGGCCAGGCGATCCTGGGCACTGCAGGTACGCGGAGCCAGTCGCTGCAGTTCATCCAGCGTAAGGGACAGGCTGGTGGCCAGTGCGTGGCGGATCTCGGCACTCTGGAAGGGGGCGGGAAGGTTGTCGGCCAAGTAGTTCAGGTGACGCTGGTGTTCCTGCAGTTGGGCGGCGCGTTCACGGCGCTGCTGGCGCCGGCTGACAATCTGCTGGGTGACGCTGGTGGTCACAACGCACAGCAGTATGGCGGCAAGAATCAGCAGTCCTGTTTCGGTCGGGCTCATGGCTGTCCTGGGGCGTTAGCTAAAAAATGAACATATTGATTTTATAGGAAAAAAACCTGAAAAAACCCTTGACCTGATCCGGCGTCGGCAATAATATACGCCCCGCATTTGGCGCTAAGCCAAAGCGGATGTCCCATTCGTCTAGTGGTCCAGGACACCGCCCTTTCACGGCGGTAACAGGGGTTCGAACCCCCTATGGGACGCCATTTTCTGGTAACCGTTCGGTTGGCAGGAAATAAGCGGGAATAGCTCAGTTGGTAGAGCACGACCTTGCCAAGGTCGGGGTCGCGAGTTCGAGTCTCGTTTCCCGCTCCAATCCTCGCAAGAGGGTGAACCTCGCAAGAGGCGATTTATTGTCCCATTCGTCTAGTGGTCCAGGACACCGCCCTTTCACGGCGGTAACAGGGGTTCGAACCCCCTATGGGACGCCACTTTCTGACAGCCGCCCGGCTATCAGGAAAAAAGCGGGAATAGCTCAGTTGGTAGAGCACGACCTTGCCAAGGTCGGGGTCGCGAGTTCGAGTCTCGTTTCCCGCTCCAAATTTTGATCTACAGACGTCCACTGGGGTCTGTAAGTCGTTGAAAAAGGAGCGAAAGCTCCTTTTTTCGTTCCAAGAAACTTCCTCCTTGCTCCCCAGTGGTTTTCAAGCCCATCGATTGTTTATCGCTGTGCCCCCGCCGTTGAGGGCTGCCGGACCTGCCGCTGCTAGTGCTGGATTGTTGCCCGGATCGGGTAAGGCGTACTCCGTCCGTTTTGGTATTTCCCCATGGCTTTGGTGTCCTGTCCTGTTTCTTTGCGGTGCGGTGCTGGTCGACGTGCGCAGTCCAACCGTCACCCCTCAACGAACCTGCGGTTATCCTGTGGGGCTAAGCCTCTGTTGAGGGCTTGCAGGGCAGCAAATGCATGATGCGACCACGCTGATCGTTACGTAGCCAGGGGTTGCCCATTCTTCTGGCCCCATATGTAACGAGGCTGTCGAGCGAAGTTGCTTGGTTCAGATGCGTATCGGTTCTACGTGCTTGAGCCTTGGCACGGCGCGTACACCCGGCAAGCTGGTGAAACCTGAACTCCAGTGTTCCGGTCGGCAGTACCCTGGGTGTCCCGCTGGCGAGCCGGCACCTGCTCGGCTTGAAGTATTGCCTGTGAAGTACCGGTACCCCGTCTTCGCGGGTTATGGCCTGTGTTCGGTCCCGCGAACCTGCTCAAGGCGTTTCGCCAGGTCGGCGGCCATATCGAGGTTCTTCGGTGCTGCCTCCGAGTTGCCAGGGCTTTTCAATGCTTCAGCGCGCCACTCGTAATCGCCGATCAGCTGGCGTCCGGTTTTGTGTTCTTGAGTGTCGCCAGAGGGGCTGCCGATCAGCTGGGCGACGCTCAAGGTGGCCGCATTGCTGCAGGGACGCTTGCTGGTAGGGGCGCCGGTGGCAGTCCTGGCGCCTATTGCCGGGAAGGTCGGGATGGAAACAGGTTTTGTGCTCCAGGGGCCGCGGTTCTGAGGGTCGCCAATAAAGCAAAGCACGGCGGTTTGGCCCGCCATGCTCTGCCCGCAGGCTGTTCACGAATCACGAATCACGAATCACGAATCAGCCCTTCACCTTCACCTTTCACCTTTTACCTAGCAGCTCAGGCCGCCACGGTGCCGTGCGGATCGATAACGTACTTCTTGGCCGCACCACCGTCGAACTCGGCGTAGCCGTTAGGCGCCTGGTCCAGGCTGATCACTTCCACGTTCACCGCGTCGGCAATCTTCACCTTGTTAAACAGGATGGCCTGCATCAGCGGGCGGTGGTACTTCATCACCGGGCACTGGCCGGTGTGGAAACTGTGGGACTTGGCCCAGCCCAGACCAAAGCGCATGCTCAGGGCGCCCTGCTTGGCGGCATCATCCACGGCACCGGGATCTTCGGTGACGTACAGACCCGGGATGCCGATCTGGCCGCCGGCGCGGGTCAGGCTCATGGCGGAGTTCAGTACAGTCGCAGGTGCTTCCTTGCCGTGGTTGCAGCCACAGGCGTGGGCTTCGAAACCGACGCAGTCAACGAAGGCATCGACTTCACGCTCGCCGAGGATGGCTTCGATCTTGTCGGCCATGTCGCCTTCCTGGGTCAGGTCGATGGTTTCGCAGCCAAAGCTGCGCGCCTGGACCAGGCGATCTTCCACCATGTCGCCAACGATGACGCAGGCGGCACCCAGCAGGTGAGCGGATACCGCCGCTGCCAGGCCGACGGGGCCGGCGCCAGCGATGTACACGGTGGAACCCGGGCCAACGCCCGCGGTCACGCAGCCGTGGAAGCCGGTGGGGAAGATGTCGGACAGCAGCGTCAGGTCACGGATTTTCTCCATCGCCTGGTCCGCATCCGGGAATTTCAGCAGGTTGAAGTCGGCATAGGGCACCATGACGTATTCGGCCTGGCCACCGACCCAGCCACCCATGTCGACGTAGCCGTAGGCGGCGCCGGGGCGAGCCGGGTTTACATTCAGGCAGATGCCGGTCTTGCCTTCCTTGCAGCTGCGGCAGCGGCCACAGGCAATGTTGAAGGGCACGGAAACCAGGTCGCCCTGCTGGATGAATTCGACGTCGCGGCCGCATTCAACCACGATGCCGGTGATTTCGTGGCCCAGCACCAGGCCTTCTTCGGCGGTGGTGCGTCCGCGCACCATGTGCTGGTCGCTACCGCAGATGTTGGTGGTTACGACCTTGAGGATAACGCCGTGGTCGCACTTGCGGTTGCCAATGGCAAGTTCGGGATAGGCGATGGATTCGACGGCGACTTTGCCGGCGCCTTTATAAACGACACCGCGGTTTGTAGTATTTGTAGTCATGACAGTGCTCTCTTTTATGTTGTGGTGCCCATCAGGGCTTGTTCGCGTGCTTTGTGCTTATTTCCGGTTATGCACCCTGGGCTGGGCTTTCGGCCAGCACGGGCTGGATTGCATTACGATGCGTCTTGTGAAGGAGTGCGATGGCCAGCGCCGCCAATACAAAGACGGCACCGTAGAGTTGGTACAGGTCAGCCGGTGCCCACTGTGTATCGATCAGTACACCCGCGACGAGGGGAGACAGAATCGCCCCAACCCGGCCGGTGCCGATACCCCAGCCGAGGCCGGTCACGCGTTCCGCCGCACCGTAGATACCGGGCGTGAGCGCGTAGACGCCAGCGATGCAACCATTCAAAAAGATCCCGATCAGCAACACGATGCCCAGGGCGATCGTTACATTGCCGGTGCTATAGATGAAAACAGCCAGGAGTACGGCGGTGATGATCATGTAGGCGGTCAACACTTTCGAAAGCCTGAACCTGGCTGCCAGCAACCCGACCAGTGCGGTACCGAATATGCCGCCTATGTTCAGCAGTATGCCGCCGGTGATGCCCTGCTGGGTTGTCAGGCCAGCGGACACCAGCAAGCGGGGCGTCCAGCTCATGACGAAATAGAAACCGAACATGACCAGAAAAAAAGCGGCCCAAATCAGCAAAGTCGAACGTAGCAGGGCAGGGGAAAACAGCCGTCGGATACTGCCAAGTGAATTTTCCTTCGACACCTGAGTGACGCCGGGAAGCTTGGTCAGCACGGGAATGCCCATTTTCTTGGCGAGTCTGTTGATACGCTGAAGCGAATTTTTCGGCCGACGCGTGATCAGGAAGTCGATGGACTCAGGAAACAGCATGACCATGACAGGTACCGTCGCTAGCGTAACGATACCGCCGTAGAGAAAGACCGAGCGCCACCCCAGGTCCGGAATGATGTGGGCCGCAACGGTACCGCCGATTGTGGCACCCAGTGCATAGGCTGTGGACTGAAGGCTGATGGATAGCCCCCGCCAGCGTTTGGACGAGTACTCTCCCGCGGCCACATAACTGCTGGCCAGAATGCCGCCGATGCCCACGCCAGTAAACAGCCGCAGCACACCCAGCATTTCAGGGCTGGAGGCAAAGGAGGAGCAGATCATCCCGGTGCCGGCAATGCTGACGCTCAGGATGATGAGCGGGCGGCGTCCCACGACATCCGCCCAGGGTGCGACGAAGAGCGATCCGATCGCCATGCCGACCAGACCTGCGCTGAGCAGGTATCCCAGCTCTGCTCCATTGAGACTCCACTCTGTAGAAACCGGAGCAGCCACGAATGCCATGACAAGGACATCAAAGCCATCCATCATGTTGATCAGAAAGCAAAGAGCCACGACCATGCATTGATACGGGGCCATTGGCCTGGTATCAAGGTTTTCTCTAATTGTCATAGTCATAATGAAATTCCATCCAGTATTGCACCGAACGATTACTATTGTTCATGTTGTAATCGCTGTTTTTATTGAGAAATTTACTTGGGATTGAACTATCGGTAATAAATACTTTAGTTTCGCCTGTGAAATTAACTTGCCCGCCCGTTTATGTGTTTGGTATCGAGATACTGACCATCCGAGCCGAATGATATTTTTATCCGGTATAAAGAAAGGGCAGGCGGCTGAGAATGTCAGCCGCGGTTTATTTTTTCATAGTAGTTGCTCAATAATGCGCCGTGCACGGTTCGGCGCTACATCGACATGAATATCGACCATTGGTCTATCGCCAAATTTCTGCATATTGGCGTACTGCGCCTCGATGATGGCCTTGTCTTCATCAAAGGTCAGCATGGTTTGCTCGATAACCTTTTCCTTAGTCGCTTCAGGCTCGTGAACCGGGTTGGTTGCCATGGTCCAGAAATAATGGCAACTCGTTTCAGTCTCAGGTGTAATGCCGTGAAAGCCGCGCATATGGAAGCCACCACGATCCGGGTCGGTCACGGATTCGGTGCCCACATCCACGGCACCGGTCCAGATCAGCAGGTGTGAAACATGAAATTCGATCTCCTGCCAACGGTCAATATTGCCTTTGAATGGGTAGGCTGCCGTATAGGTGGCAGGGGGTTCAGAGTCATACATGTAGCGTACGACCCGTACACTGCTGTCATCGCTCTCTACCTTGGTCTCGGCATTCATGTGAATTTTGGCATTGCCACCAATGGTTTTCAGATGCACATAGCCGAGATGACTGAGGTCCAGTAGGTTGTCATGTATCATCTGATAGGGCGCGTTATAGTGGTACACGCTGCCGTCGTATAAATACTTGCCTGAGCTGTGTATGTCGTACGCGGGGGCGGGGCCGGTGGGCGCGGGATGTTCGGCATCCCCGAACCAGATCCAAATGATCTGATCCCGTTCCTCTACCGGGTACGCAGCCACTTTGGCGCGCGTGGGGATTTTATCCTGCCCTGGGATCTCGATACATTTTCCGGCTTCATTGAAAAGCAGGCCATGGTATCCACAGCGTACAGCGCCGTTTTCAAGCGTACCGTTTGACAGCGGCAGTGCGCGGTGACAGCAGCGATCTTCCAGTGCTGCCACTTCCCCTGTCGCGCTACGGAAAAAAACAATGGCGTGATTGAGCAAAGTTCTTCCGAGTGGCAGGCCTTTCAGTTCCCAGGAATATCCGGCGACATACCAGCGATTCAGCGGAAAACTGGATTTTTTAGAGCCTTCAGTTTTGTCAGAGCTCGTAGGGGTAAATACTGAAACGGTCATTTTTCTCTCCTGTTTTTTAGATATCGCAGCGGGTGACTCGAGACATGGCATTATCAAATACGTTTTGGGCGGGCAGCGCCTTGACACCAAGTTGATCTAGATGGGACCTTATGACCTGATCAAGAAATGGGCGCCAGCGTTCATTGCTTGCCATATTCTCTACTTTATGGACAGTGTGGCCGTTATCCATGGCCTGCTTGAGTCCTTCGCTGTCGATTTCATCCAGCTTTTTTCCCATTATTCTCGCCCATTTCATACCGCTGTTCTGATCCAGAATCAGTTTCAGGTCATCGGGCAGGCTGGCGTAGCTCTTTTTATTCATGGTCGTAATAAAGGATAAGGTGTAGAGCCCAATTTCGGTATGGTGCGTCAGTTCGTCGTTGAGTCTGAAGTCCTGCATGGCTTGCCATGGGAAGGCGACGCCATCAATCACACCACGCTGTGCGGCTGTATAGGTTTCAGGCGCAGGCATACCCACAGGCTGCGCGCCCAGGGATGTCAGCAATTCGCCAACAACCGTGGTGGCTCGTCGTATTCTCAGTCCCTTCAGGTCTTCTGGTGATTTGACCAACTGGTCCTTCGTATGGATGTGACCCGGACCATGGGCAAAGAAAAATAATGGATGGGTGTCCTGGTATTCGCTGCTGATCAGTCTATCGTCGTAGAGTCCCTGTAACACACAGCTGGCATTTTCGGCTGTTTTTACAATGCCTGGCAGTTCTATGATCTGAGTTAATGGGAATCGCCCGGCACTGTAGCCCTGTGCCGTCACTGCGATGTCTGCTATGCCATTGACCGTCGCCTCATAGCTCTGTGGTGCTTTTGCTAGGGTTTGCGACGGATATATATCTATTTCAAGGCGCCCAGAAGACTCCTTGCTTATAGTGTCAGCCCAATCATTGATGACATGGTCCACACTTGAACCTGTTGGCCAGAAGTGTGCGAGCCTCAGGCGGTATTATTCAGCTTGAGCGTTGCAGGATAGCGCAGTGAGCAGCAGGGTGCTTAGAACTAACGGGGGTATTTTTTTCATGTAGGTGTCCTTTTTGTTGTTTTTACTGCTTTAAGGAACGGGTGTGTAAATTTAATAAATGATAGATTGGTTGTTGTATGGTCGTTAGGTTTTTAACTATTTTTCTGTTGATTAATCAGGTTTTAAAGGTCGAGTACCAGTCGGGGACTTTTGGCACGGGAGCAGCAAGGTGTGAACTGGTCATTTTTTTCGTGCTCGCTTTGCGTCATAAACTCATCTCGATGTTCCGGCTCTCCATGTAATATTCGGGTGATGCAGGAACCGCATATGCCTTGCTCACAGGACACTGGAATATCAATGCCGGCGGAGTCCAGTACTTCAAAAACAGTTTTGTCGGCTGGAATCTCGTATATTCTGCCATTGCTGGCAAGCTCTACCTGAAAGGGCCTGTCCTGCTCCGAGCGGGTCGCGGGGGCTGCAAAGTACTCGCGATGGAGCTGATCTTCAGGCCAGCCATTCAAGCGTGCAGTACCCAGTACATGCTCGATAAAGCCGCCTGGGCCGCAGATGTACAGGTGCGTACCCGCCTGGGGCGACTGCAACAGCTCTGTTGCATTAAGCTTTTGCGTGGCGGGGCCGTCATCAAAATGCAGCTGTACACGTGACGCGAATTCTGATGCTTTTATCCGATCGGTAAATGCGGCCAACGCCGGTGAGCGGGAGCAATAATGGAGTTCGAAGTCAGCCCCTTTCTGCTGCAGCTCCTCAGCCATGCACAGGATGGGCGTGATGCCAATGCCGCCGGCCATCAGAATGTATCTGTCTGCTTGCGTTGTTAACGAGAACAGATTGCGGGGAGCGCTTATTTTAAGCGTATCGCCTGCTTTCAGTCCATTGTGCATCGCCACAGAGCCACCACGGGAGTTCGGCTCTTTAAGAACAGCAATCAGATACCGGTCCCGTTCATCAGGATGATTACAGAGGGAGTACTGGCGTACAAGGTTGGATCCAAGTTGTACATCTATGTGGGCGCCTGCGCTAAATTCTGGCAGATATTTCCCCTCCGGGCAGCGCAGCTCAAAACTATAAATACCTTGTGCCTCAATATTTTTTTGACTGATGACTACGTCAAGCATCCTACTATCTCTCACTTTAAACGCATAAGGTATCTACATCAGCTGTAAAGGCTAAAGTTGAACTCAGGCGTCGATTTAAGTCAATGTAGCCTACCCATGTTATTAAGGGTTCAGCCAAGTATCGAATAGCGTCGTGAAAAATTATTTTAAGCTGGGGGGTATTGGTGATTGTCATGGAAGACACCTGCATTTTTATAATTTATTACTCGCGGGATAACGAGGCGTTATTACTGTCGAATGAGTCTGTAGCGTATGTGGTTAAATATAGAGCGATATTGGTTGTGATGTCAACGGTTTTTTAGTCTTGCCTTCTCACGCGCAAGCTCGGCGCTCTCGGCGCGGGTCAGCGAGAATGGATAGGTACGACGTGCAGCGTGGCCAGAGGTGTTAACCCACAGCATCTAAGTCTTCCCATCGTCGAACAGGCGGGCTAGCATCAATGGCCACAATGCAGGTGTAACCATCGAACCGTATACTAGAACCCTTGGCTCTGTAACGAGGGATCAGGTCTGGCACCGCTACTTACTCATCAGACTATTTACAAAGCAGCAGACTTCCATGGCGCAAATTGATCAGAGTAGTGAACCTGAAGTGTTGGACCTGGACCGGTATGTGCCGGCACTGTTGACCTTCCTGTCGAACAAGCTGTCCTCGGGCGCATCGGCCTGCTATCGAAAGCATTTCGGAGTAGGAGTGGTCGAATGGCGTGTACTAGCGTTGCTGGCCGTTGAAAACGGGATTACCGCCAACCGGATATGCCAGGTAATCGGTCTGGATAAAAGTGCAGTTAGTCGAGCGTTGCGACTACTAGAGGACGCGGGGCATGTGAAAACTGAGGCTGATCCTGCCGATGCCCGTCGCGTTATCGTCCATTTGACGAGTCAAGGTAGAACCCTGCACAACCGGATCCTCCGTGTTGCGCGGGCACGTGAGCAGCGTTTATTGGATGATTTTACTGCCGATGAGGTTGATACTCTGGTGGACCTGTTGCAACGAATGAATTCAAGGGTGCAGCTGGTTAACAGTTATGACCCATCTAAGTCATAAACTGAAGATCGCTCATTTGCGAGTGGATATGGGCGGCCATCAGTTGGGCTGCCAGAGGCGCAGTGCCAATTGAAGGTAGTCCGACTAGCTGTGGTTGCTTAAATGAGTTCGTCCGCGGTGATTCAGCCGTGGAAACCGGTTGGGAATATGTCCAACAGCCGCGTCAGGTCACATTCTTGGCGACGAACGCATTCATGACAGCACTGGACTGAGGGTGATCAGACCAGCCCCAGCGCCAAGACCGGGAACAGGATCAGCAGTACCAGGCGCAGCAGGTCCGACAGCACGAACG
Proteins encoded:
- a CDS encoding acyl-CoA thioesterase encodes the protein MSENEYRTVKASQQVLKELMVPSYANFGGKVHGGIILSLMDKIAYTCAATHARSYCVTASIDSVDFLNPVEVGELLTLYASVNYVGKSSMEIGIKVVSEDFHKGIVKPTNTSYFTMVAVDEETRLPVKVPGLVLEDDVEVKRFLEGITRRKFKRTYKDELRQARRALDVDIDLEQLAGENCRVVR
- the fdhA gene encoding formaldehyde dehydrogenase, glutathione-independent, with amino-acid sequence MTTNTTNRGVVYKGAGKVAVESIAYPELAIGNRKCDHGVILKVVTTNICGSDQHMVRGRTTAEEGLVLGHEITGIVVECGRDVEFIQQGDLVSVPFNIACGRCRSCKEGKTGICLNVNPARPGAAYGYVDMGGWVGGQAEYVMVPYADFNLLKFPDADQAMEKIRDLTLLSDIFPTGFHGCVTAGVGPGSTVYIAGAGPVGLAAAVSAHLLGAACVIVGDMVEDRLVQARSFGCETIDLTQEGDMADKIEAILGEREVDAFVDCVGFEAHACGCNHGKEAPATVLNSAMSLTRAGGQIGIPGLYVTEDPGAVDDAAKQGALSMRFGLGWAKSHSFHTGQCPVMKYHRPLMQAILFNKVKIADAVNVEVISLDQAPNGYAEFDGGAAKKYVIDPHGTVAA
- a CDS encoding MFS transporter, with translation MTMTIRENLDTRPMAPYQCMVVALCFLINMMDGFDVLVMAFVAAPVSTEWSLNGAELGYLLSAGLVGMAIGSLFVAPWADVVGRRPLIILSVSIAGTGMICSSFASSPEMLGVLRLFTGVGIGGILASSYVAAGEYSSKRWRGLSISLQSTAYALGATIGGTVAAHIIPDLGWRSVFLYGGIVTLATVPVMVMLFPESIDFLITRRPKNSLQRINRLAKKMGIPVLTKLPGVTQVSKENSLGSIRRLFSPALLRSTLLIWAAFFLVMFGFYFVMSWTPRLLVSAGLTTQQGITGGILLNIGGIFGTALVGLLAARFRLSKVLTAYMIITAVLLAVFIYSTGNVTIALGIVLLIGIFLNGCIAGVYALTPGIYGAAERVTGLGWGIGTGRVGAILSPLVAGVLIDTQWAPADLYQLYGAVFVLAALAIALLHKTHRNAIQPVLAESPAQGA
- a CDS encoding aromatic ring-hydroxylating dioxygenase subunit alpha, producing the protein MTVSVFTPTSSDKTEGSKKSSFPLNRWYVAGYSWELKGLPLGRTLLNHAIVFFRSATGEVAALEDRCCHRALPLSNGTLENGAVRCGYHGLLFNEAGKCIEIPGQDKIPTRAKVAAYPVEERDQIIWIWFGDAEHPAPTGPAPAYDIHSSGKYLYDGSVYHYNAPYQMIHDNLLDLSHLGYVHLKTIGGNAKIHMNAETKVESDDSSVRVVRYMYDSEPPATYTAAYPFKGNIDRWQEIEFHVSHLLIWTGAVDVGTESVTDPDRGGFHMRGFHGITPETETSCHYFWTMATNPVHEPEATKEKVIEQTMLTFDEDKAIIEAQYANMQKFGDRPMVDIHVDVAPNRARRIIEQLL
- a CDS encoding TRAP transporter substrate-binding protein, whose product is MDHVINDWADTISKESSGRLEIDIYPSQTLAKAPQSYEATVNGIADIAVTAQGYSAGRFPLTQIIELPGIVKTAENASCVLQGLYDDRLISSEYQDTHPLFFFAHGPGHIHTKDQLVKSPEDLKGLRIRRATTVVGELLTSLGAQPVGMPAPETYTAAQRGVIDGVAFPWQAMQDFRLNDELTHHTEIGLYTLSFITTMNKKSYASLPDDLKLILDQNSGMKWARIMGKKLDEIDSEGLKQAMDNGHTVHKVENMASNERWRPFLDQVIRSHLDQLGVKALPAQNVFDNAMSRVTRCDI
- a CDS encoding PDR/VanB family oxidoreductase, which codes for MLDVVISQKNIEAQGIYSFELRCPEGKYLPEFSAGAHIDVQLGSNLVRQYSLCNHPDERDRYLIAVLKEPNSRGGSVAMHNGLKAGDTLKISAPRNLFSLTTQADRYILMAGGIGITPILCMAEELQQKGADFELHYCSRSPALAAFTDRIKASEFASRVQLHFDDGPATQKLNATELLQSPQAGTHLYICGPGGFIEHVLGTARLNGWPEDQLHREYFAAPATRSEQDRPFQVELASNGRIYEIPADKTVFEVLDSAGIDIPVSCEQGICGSCITRILHGEPEHRDEFMTQSEHEKNDQFTPCCSRAKSPRLVLDL
- a CDS encoding MarR family winged helix-turn-helix transcriptional regulator, producing MAQIDQSSEPEVLDLDRYVPALLTFLSNKLSSGASACYRKHFGVGVVEWRVLALLAVENGITANRICQVIGLDKSAVSRALRLLEDAGHVKTEADPADARRVIVHLTSQGRTLHNRILRVARAREQRLLDDFTADEVDTLVDLLQRMNSRVQLVNSYDPSKS